In Pseudomonas sp. R76, one genomic interval encodes:
- a CDS encoding FdhF/YdeP family oxidoreductase — translation MSQHHQADQTPTPRYKPYKGPAGGWGALISVAQAWLTSDNALKNLRMMLKTNQNGGFDCPGCAWGDSPESGMVKFCENGAKAVNWEATKRRVDAAFFAKHSVTALLEQSDYWLEYQGRLTEPMRYDAETDHYKPISWEAAFDLVGKHLNALPSPDMAEFYTSGRASNEAAYLYQLFVRAYGTNNFPDCSNMCHEASGVALAQSVGVGKGTVTFDDFEHADAIFVWGQNPGTNHPRMLEPLREAVKRGAQVVCINPLKERGLERFQHPQHPLEMLTNGDKPTNTAYFRPALGGDMAILRAMAKFLLLWERQAQAEGKEAVFDHDFLNEHTANVLDYLGQIDDTSWDEIVSQSGLSLVEIEQAARMYAKGKNVIMCWAMGITQHRHSVPTIQEIANLMLLRGNIGRPGAGLCPVRGHSNVQGDRTMGINERPPVAFLDSLERRFQFQVPRHNGHNVVEAIHAMLEGRSKVFIGLGGNFAQATPDSPRTFEALRSCDLTVQISTKLNRSHLMHGKDALILPCLGRTDIDIQADGPQAVTVEDSFSMVHGSNGQLQPLSKLMKSEPAILAGIAAATLGSKPVDWNWLVADYGRIRDLIADTIPGFKDFNEKIKKPGGFYLGNSAGARRWNTPSGRANFRPNVLPKDLIHERTHATGRVPDLIMQSMRSHDQYNTTIYGLDDRYRGVKGQRDVLFVNEADIIRLGFKPGQKADIVSLWEDGRERRVKGFTLLAFDIPAGQAAAYYPEVNPLVPLESTGDGSHTPTSKFVAIRLEAASATGLIMARSA, via the coding sequence ATGAGCCAGCATCATCAAGCCGACCAAACCCCGACCCCGCGCTATAAGCCCTACAAAGGCCCGGCGGGCGGCTGGGGTGCATTGATCAGCGTGGCGCAGGCCTGGCTGACCAGCGACAACGCGCTGAAAAACCTGCGCATGATGCTCAAGACCAACCAGAACGGCGGCTTCGACTGCCCGGGCTGCGCCTGGGGCGACTCGCCGGAAAGCGGCATGGTCAAGTTCTGCGAAAACGGCGCCAAGGCGGTCAACTGGGAAGCCACCAAACGTCGTGTGGATGCGGCATTTTTTGCCAAGCACAGCGTGACCGCACTGCTGGAACAGAGCGACTATTGGCTGGAATACCAGGGCCGCCTGACCGAGCCGATGCGGTATGACGCCGAGACCGACCACTACAAGCCCATCAGTTGGGAAGCAGCGTTTGATCTGGTCGGCAAACACCTCAACGCCCTGCCAAGCCCGGACATGGCCGAGTTCTACACCTCGGGCCGCGCCAGCAACGAAGCGGCGTACCTGTATCAGCTGTTCGTACGCGCCTACGGCACCAACAACTTCCCGGACTGCTCGAACATGTGCCACGAAGCCAGCGGCGTAGCCCTGGCGCAAAGCGTGGGTGTGGGCAAAGGCACCGTGACCTTTGATGACTTCGAACACGCCGATGCGATTTTCGTGTGGGGCCAGAACCCCGGCACCAACCACCCGCGCATGCTCGAACCGCTGCGTGAAGCGGTTAAACGCGGCGCCCAGGTGGTGTGCATCAACCCGCTGAAAGAGCGTGGTTTGGAACGCTTCCAGCACCCGCAACACCCGCTGGAAATGCTCACCAACGGCGACAAACCGACCAACACCGCCTACTTCCGCCCGGCGTTGGGTGGCGACATGGCCATCCTGCGAGCCATGGCCAAATTCCTGTTGCTGTGGGAGCGCCAGGCCCAGGCCGAAGGCAAAGAAGCCGTGTTTGACCACGACTTCCTCAACGAACACACAGCTAATGTGCTGGATTACCTCGGCCAGATCGACGACACCTCGTGGGATGAAATCGTCTCGCAGTCCGGCCTGAGCCTGGTTGAAATCGAGCAAGCGGCGCGCATGTACGCCAAAGGCAAAAACGTGATCATGTGCTGGGCGATGGGCATCACCCAGCATCGCCACTCGGTGCCGACCATCCAGGAAATCGCCAACCTGATGCTGCTGCGCGGCAACATCGGCCGCCCAGGCGCCGGCCTGTGCCCGGTGCGCGGCCACAGTAACGTGCAGGGCGACCGCACCATGGGCATCAACGAACGCCCACCGGTGGCGTTTCTCGATTCCCTGGAACGCCGCTTCCAGTTCCAGGTGCCGCGCCACAATGGCCACAACGTGGTCGAAGCGATCCACGCGATGCTCGAAGGCCGCTCCAAAGTGTTTATCGGCCTGGGCGGCAACTTCGCCCAAGCCACGCCGGACAGCCCACGTACCTTTGAAGCATTGCGCAGCTGCGACCTGACCGTGCAGATCAGCACCAAGCTCAACCGCAGCCATTTGATGCACGGTAAAGACGCGCTGATCCTGCCGTGCCTGGGCCGTACCGACATCGATATCCAGGCCGACGGCCCGCAAGCCGTTACCGTGGAAGACTCATTCAGCATGGTGCACGGCTCCAACGGCCAATTGCAGCCGCTGTCGAAGCTGATGAAATCCGAGCCGGCCATCCTGGCAGGCATTGCCGCCGCGACCCTGGGCAGCAAACCGGTGGATTGGAACTGGCTGGTGGCCGACTACGGGCGCATCCGCGACCTGATCGCCGACACCATTCCAGGCTTCAAAGACTTCAACGAGAAGATCAAAAAACCGGGCGGTTTCTACCTGGGCAACTCTGCTGGTGCACGCCGCTGGAATACACCGTCGGGCCGCGCAAACTTCCGCCCGAACGTGCTGCCCAAGGACCTGATTCACGAACGCACCCACGCCACGGGCCGCGTGCCAGACCTGATCATGCAGTCGATGCGCTCCCACGATCAGTACAACACCACCATTTACGGCCTGGACGACCGCTACCGTGGCGTGAAAGGTCAGCGTGACGTGCTGTTCGTCAACGAAGCCGACATCATCCGCCTGGGCTTCAAGCCGGGGCAGAAGGCCGACATCGTGTCGCTGTGGGAGGACGGTCGTGAGCGCCGCGTCAAAGGCTTCACCTTGCTGGCATTTGATATTCCAGCGGGGCAGGCGGCGGCTTATTACCCGGAAGTGAACCCATTGGTGCCATTGGAAAGCACCGGGGATGGCAGCCATACGCCGACGTCGAAGTTTGTGGCGATTCGTTTGGAAGCGGCGAGCGCGACCGGCTTGATCATGGCGCGTTCGGCCTGA
- a CDS encoding glycine zipper domain-containing protein, translating into MKFSSILLLSLGLVSGAAMAGGTTEAGVGGALGGVLGSVVGQQIGGNTGSAIGAALGGAGGSAVGADKRSRGEAAIGGALGAAGGNVVGRSMGGNTGSLIGAAAGGGAGGALGNYMGNKSDDDDRRYRGRDNRRYDRDDHRGRGHAYGHRKNKHHYRHR; encoded by the coding sequence ATGAAGTTCTCCTCGATTCTCTTGTTGTCCCTTGGCCTGGTCAGTGGCGCAGCCATGGCCGGTGGCACCACCGAAGCCGGTGTGGGCGGCGCATTGGGCGGGGTTTTAGGTTCGGTAGTGGGCCAGCAAATCGGTGGTAACACCGGTTCGGCCATCGGTGCAGCCCTGGGCGGCGCAGGCGGCAGTGCCGTTGGCGCCGACAAGCGCAGCCGTGGCGAAGCCGCTATTGGCGGCGCCCTCGGCGCAGCCGGTGGCAACGTGGTGGGCCGCAGCATGGGCGGCAACACCGGCAGCCTGATCGGCGCAGCCGCCGGCGGTGGCGCAGGCGGTGCGCTGGGCAACTACATGGGCAACAAGAGTGACGACGATGACCGCCGTTATCGCGGCCGGGATAACCGTCGCTATGACCGTGATGACCATCGTGGCCGCGGGCATGCGTATGGGCATCGCAAGAACAAGCACCATTACCGTCATCGGTAA
- a CDS encoding LysR family transcriptional regulator: protein MDIKQLKFLIALDETRHFGQAAARCHITQPTLSMRLRNLEEELDLPLVNRGQRFEGFTAPGERVLAWARTVLAAYDGLLAEAAACRGNLVGTLRLGVVPLSSFDPLALMQQLHKEHPSLRFELSALSSEQILEQLASNRLDLGVSYLERLDNERFDSLALSETRMGLLYDQRFFSFGDKPLSWEALIELPLGMLTSGMHFRQSIDHNFHSRGLNPQPLLQTDAVHQLLQAVHGGLCCAVMPLDGGLDALTEHLRLQPIEDAHTLARLGLIMRRSAPRSALAEACFALFQKSQQEA, encoded by the coding sequence ATGGACATCAAACAGCTGAAATTCCTCATCGCCCTCGACGAGACCCGCCACTTCGGCCAGGCGGCAGCGCGTTGTCACATCACCCAGCCGACCCTGTCGATGCGCCTGCGCAACCTGGAAGAAGAGCTGGACTTGCCGCTGGTCAATCGCGGCCAGCGCTTCGAAGGTTTTACCGCGCCGGGCGAGCGGGTATTGGCGTGGGCCCGCACCGTGCTGGCGGCTTATGACGGTTTGCTGGCCGAAGCGGCGGCCTGTCGCGGCAACCTGGTCGGTACGTTGCGCCTGGGTGTGGTGCCGCTGTCGAGCTTCGATCCCTTGGCGCTGATGCAACAACTGCATAAAGAGCACCCGAGCCTGCGCTTTGAACTCTCGGCATTAAGCTCCGAGCAAATTCTTGAACAGCTGGCGAGCAATCGTCTCGACCTGGGCGTGTCCTACCTGGAGCGCCTGGACAACGAGCGCTTCGACTCGCTGGCCCTGAGCGAGACGCGCATGGGCCTGCTCTACGACCAACGGTTTTTCAGCTTCGGCGACAAACCGTTGAGCTGGGAAGCATTGATCGAACTGCCCCTGGGCATGCTCACCAGTGGCATGCACTTTCGCCAGTCCATCGACCACAACTTCCACAGCCGTGGGCTCAACCCGCAGCCCTTGCTGCAAACCGATGCGGTGCATCAATTGTTACAAGCCGTGCACGGCGGCCTGTGCTGCGCCGTAATGCCACTGGACGGCGGCCTCGACGCCCTCACCGAGCACCTGCGCCTGCAACCCATTGAAGACGCTCACACGCTGGCGCGCCTGGGGCTGATCATGCGCCGCAGCGCACCCCGCTCGGCGCTGGCGGAAGCCTGTTTTGCGTTGTTTCAAAAATCGCAGCAAGAGGCTTGA
- the fdhD gene encoding formate dehydrogenase accessory sulfurtransferase FdhD, with amino-acid sequence MNAKRPVCAAPALETPAPAASQSYQFCNLEHTEVASTALAEEVALAIAYNDISQAVMLVTPTDLEDFIVGFSIGSGIIADVSDIYDLKLSGSGSTQYAQVQISSRAFWNLKQQRRQLAGTSGCGLCGVEAVEQALPNLEVLPGAPLPPAEWLDGLRQRISAFQPLGQYSGAVHAAVFMNNRGELLMGREDIGRHNALDKLIGALTRQKIPTDGGLAIVTSRCSLELIQKVLRAGIQTLVSLSSPTGLALQWARRHNLNLIHLPQKSAPRVYSPAMENQP; translated from the coding sequence ATGAACGCCAAGCGCCCAGTCTGCGCGGCGCCCGCCCTCGAAACGCCCGCGCCCGCCGCCAGCCAGAGCTACCAGTTTTGCAATCTTGAACACACAGAAGTCGCCAGCACTGCGTTGGCGGAAGAAGTGGCGTTGGCGATTGCCTACAACGACATCAGCCAGGCCGTGATGCTGGTGACGCCGACGGACCTGGAAGACTTCATCGTGGGTTTCAGCATCGGCAGCGGCATTATCGCCGACGTTAGCGACATTTATGATCTTAAACTCAGCGGTTCAGGCTCAACCCAGTACGCCCAAGTGCAGATATCGAGCCGCGCGTTCTGGAACCTCAAGCAGCAACGCCGCCAATTGGCCGGCACCAGCGGTTGCGGGTTATGCGGTGTTGAAGCGGTAGAACAAGCGCTACCGAACCTTGAAGTGCTGCCCGGCGCGCCATTGCCGCCCGCCGAATGGCTCGATGGCCTGCGCCAGCGCATCAGTGCTTTCCAGCCTCTGGGCCAATACAGCGGCGCAGTGCACGCAGCGGTGTTTATGAACAACAGGGGCGAATTGCTGATGGGCCGCGAAGACATTGGCCGGCACAACGCCCTGGATAAATTGATCGGTGCACTGACTCGCCAAAAGATTCCGACCGACGGCGGCCTGGCGATTGTCACCAGCCGCTGCAGCCTCGAATTGATCCAAAAAGTTCTGCGCGCAGGCATCCAGACCTTGGTCAGCCTGTCGTCGCCCACCGGCCTGGCCCTGCAATGGGCTCGCCGGCACAACCTCAATCTCATCCACCTGCCGCAGAAAAGTGCGCCGCGGGTCTACAGCCCTGCGATGGAGAACCAGCCATGA
- a CDS encoding sigma-54-dependent transcriptional regulator, with product MSIDNQIQVVLIDDDPHLRQALCQTLDLAGLKVLTLGEATGLTARLSRDWPGVVVSDIRMPGMDGLELLAELHGQDPELPVLLITGHGDVPLAVQAMRAGAYDFLEKPFASDALLDSVRRALALRRLVLDNRSLRLALSDRQQLSTRLVGHSPQMLRLREQIGALAATRADVLILGETGAGKEVVARALHDLSSRRSGPFVAINAGALAESVVESELFGHEPGAFTGAQKRRIGKFEFANGGTLFLDEIESMSLDVQVKLLRLLQERVVERLGGNQLIPLDIRIIAATKEDLRQAADQGRFRADLYYRLNVAPLRIPPLRERGEDALMLFQHFADEASSRHGLPLHELQPGQRALLLRHNWPGNVRELQNAAERFALGLELALDATADNPAAGVLTSTTGGLSEQVEQFEKSLIAAELTRPHSSVRSLAEALGIPRKTLHDKLRKHGLNFADSASHSTDDE from the coding sequence ATGAGTATCGATAACCAGATTCAGGTGGTGTTGATCGACGACGATCCGCACCTGCGTCAGGCCCTGTGCCAGACCCTGGACCTGGCCGGGCTGAAAGTCCTGACCCTGGGCGAAGCCACCGGCCTCACTGCGCGCCTGTCCCGCGACTGGCCGGGCGTGGTGGTCAGCGACATCCGCATGCCCGGCATGGACGGCCTGGAGCTGCTCGCCGAGCTGCACGGCCAGGACCCGGAGCTGCCGGTGCTGTTGATCACCGGCCACGGCGATGTGCCGCTGGCGGTGCAGGCGATGCGCGCCGGGGCCTATGACTTTCTCGAAAAACCCTTCGCCAGCGACGCCCTGCTCGACAGCGTGCGCCGCGCCCTGGCCCTGCGCCGGCTGGTGCTGGACAACCGCAGCCTGCGCCTGGCCCTCAGCGACCGCCAGCAATTGAGCACGCGCCTGGTTGGGCACTCGCCGCAAATGCTGCGCCTGCGCGAGCAGATCGGCGCCCTGGCCGCCACGCGTGCCGACGTGCTGATCCTCGGCGAAACCGGCGCCGGTAAAGAAGTGGTGGCCCGCGCGTTGCACGACCTGTCGAGCCGGCGCAGCGGCCCGTTTGTGGCGATCAACGCCGGCGCGCTGGCGGAATCGGTGGTCGAAAGCGAGCTGTTCGGCCACGAGCCAGGCGCCTTTACCGGCGCGCAGAAACGCCGTATCGGCAAGTTCGAATTCGCCAACGGCGGCACGCTGTTCCTCGATGAAATCGAAAGCATGAGCCTGGATGTGCAGGTCAAACTGCTGCGCCTGTTGCAGGAGCGCGTGGTGGAGCGCCTGGGCGGCAATCAGCTGATCCCGCTGGACATCCGCATTATCGCCGCCACCAAGGAAGACCTGCGCCAGGCTGCCGACCAGGGCCGTTTCCGTGCCGACTTGTATTACCGCCTCAATGTCGCACCGCTGCGCATTCCGCCACTGCGTGAGCGCGGTGAAGATGCGCTGATGCTGTTCCAGCATTTCGCCGACGAAGCCAGCAGCCGCCACGGCCTGCCGTTGCACGAGTTGCAACCGGGCCAGCGGGCGCTGCTGTTGCGCCACAACTGGCCGGGCAATGTGCGCGAACTGCAAAATGCAGCGGAGCGCTTTGCGCTTGGGCTGGAACTGGCATTGGATGCCACGGCGGACAACCCCGCCGCGGGCGTGCTGACGTCAACCACTGGCGGCTTGAGCGAGCAAGTCGAGCAGTTCGAAAAAAGCCTGATCGCCGCCGAACTGACGCGCCCCCACAGCTCGGTGCGCAGCCTTGCCGAAGCCTTGGGCATACCGCGCAAAACCCTGCACGACAAACTGCGCAAGCACGGCCTGAACTTCGCCGACAGCGCCAGCCACAGCACTGACGACGAATGA
- the nudE gene encoding ADP compounds hydrolase NudE produces the protein MRQKPTVLAREIVASSRLFRVEEVQLRFSNGVERTYERLVGRGAGYGAVMIVAMIDDEHALLVEEYCGGTDEYELSLPKGLIEPGEDVLAAADRELKEEAGYGARQLEHITELSLSPGYMSQKIQVVLATDLYEERLEGDEPEPMRVERVNLRELSQLAQNEQFSEGRALAALYLVRDLLTQRGAFTA, from the coding sequence ATGCGCCAGAAACCCACCGTACTCGCCCGCGAAATAGTCGCCAGTAGCCGTTTGTTCCGCGTGGAGGAAGTGCAATTGCGCTTTTCCAATGGCGTTGAACGTACCTACGAGCGCCTGGTGGGCCGCGGTGCCGGCTACGGCGCGGTGATGATCGTGGCGATGATCGATGATGAGCATGCGTTGCTGGTGGAAGAGTATTGCGGTGGCACTGACGAATACGAGTTGTCGCTGCCCAAGGGCCTGATCGAGCCCGGCGAAGACGTGCTGGCGGCTGCTGATCGTGAACTCAAGGAAGAGGCCGGCTATGGCGCGCGGCAGTTGGAACACATCACCGAACTGTCGTTGTCGCCGGGCTACATGAGCCAGAAGATCCAGGTGGTGCTGGCCACCGACCTGTACGAGGAACGCCTGGAAGGCGACGAGCCGGAACCGATGCGCGTGGAGCGGGTCAACCTGCGCGAGTTGTCGCAACTGGCGCAGAACGAGCAATTCAGCGAGGGTCGCGCCCTGGCCGCACTGTATCTGGTACGAGACCTGTTGACCCAGCGTGGAGCGTTTACCGCATGA
- the cysQ gene encoding 3'(2'),5'-bisphosphate nucleotidase CysQ — protein MSELFLGHPFIAPVIELARQAGEVILPYWRADVAVTSKADDSPVTAADLAAHHLILAGLTALDPSIPVLSEEDADIDQSVRAGWQRWWLVDPLDGTKEFISGSEEFTVNIALIEQGRVVFGVVSMPTSGRCYFGGAGLGAWRSDVSEAPKQIQVRQTPAAGEAFTVVASRRHTSPEQERLLDGLSEGLGELKLANIGSSLKFCLLAEGSADCYPRLAPTSQWDTAAAQGVLEGAGGEVLELSGEPFSYPARESLLNPFFLALPAKAAWRERLLNLARS, from the coding sequence ATGAGCGAACTGTTTTTAGGCCACCCGTTTATTGCCCCTGTGATTGAGCTGGCGCGTCAGGCCGGTGAAGTGATCCTGCCGTACTGGCGTGCGGATGTGGCGGTCACCTCCAAGGCTGATGATTCGCCGGTGACGGCGGCGGACCTGGCCGCTCACCACCTGATTCTGGCGGGCCTTACCGCGCTCGATCCGAGTATTCCAGTGCTGTCCGAAGAGGATGCGGACATCGACCAGAGCGTGCGCGCCGGCTGGCAGCGCTGGTGGCTGGTGGACCCGTTGGATGGCACCAAGGAATTTATCTCCGGCAGCGAAGAGTTCACCGTCAACATCGCCCTGATCGAGCAAGGCCGCGTGGTGTTTGGCGTGGTGTCGATGCCCACCAGCGGCCGCTGCTACTTCGGTGGCGCGGGCCTGGGAGCCTGGCGTTCGGATGTGAGCGAAGCGCCCAAGCAGATTCAAGTGCGCCAGACCCCGGCAGCGGGTGAGGCTTTCACCGTGGTGGCCAGCCGTCGCCATACCAGCCCGGAACAGGAGCGCTTGCTCGATGGCCTGAGCGAAGGGCTTGGGGAACTGAAACTGGCGAATATCGGCAGCTCGCTGAAATTCTGCCTGTTGGCTGAAGGCAGCGCGGATTGCTACCCGCGTTTGGCGCCGACTTCGCAGTGGGACACCGCAGCGGCTCAGGGTGTGCTGGAGGGCGCCGGGGGCGAAGTGTTGGAGTTGAGCGGCGAGCCGTTCAGCTACCCGGCGCGGGAATCGTTGCTGAACCCGTTCTTTTTGGCGTTGCCGGCCAAGGCTGCGTGGCGCGAGCGCCTGCTGAACCTGGCTCGTTCTTAA
- a CDS encoding acyl-CoA thioesterase: MPDSMPLRADYRHFQPIITRWHDNDVYGHVNNVTYYSFFDTAVNTYLIEEGGLDIHDGEVVGFVVSSACDYFASIAFPDRLEIGLRVGKLGNSSVQYELAVFKSGEEDACAAGRFVHVFVDRASNQPVAIPGRLREALQRLVV, from the coding sequence ATGCCTGACTCTATGCCGTTGCGCGCCGATTACCGTCACTTCCAGCCGATCATCACGCGTTGGCACGACAACGATGTGTATGGCCATGTGAATAACGTCACCTACTACAGCTTCTTCGACACGGCGGTGAATACCTACCTGATTGAAGAGGGCGGGTTGGATATTCATGACGGGGAAGTGGTGGGGTTTGTGGTGAGTTCGGCATGCGATTACTTTGCGTCGATCGCGTTTCCTGATCGTCTGGAAATTGGCCTGCGGGTGGGCAAGTTGGGCAACAGCTCGGTGCAGTATGAGCTGGCGGTGTTCAAGTCAGGCGAGGAGGACGCCTGCGCGGCGGGGCGCTTTGTGCATGTGTTCGTGGACCGGGCGTCGAACCAGCCGGTGGCGATTCCGGGGAGATTGCGTGAGGCGCTGCAGCGGTTGGTGGTGTAA
- the lysM gene encoding peptidoglycan-binding protein LysM, with protein MSIFSFVKEAGEKLIDLLTPGNANASDELKKHISAVGLGNPNITATVDGDKVTVKGEVATQEEKEKIILAAGNIAGVGSVEDQITVTGPAVAAARFVVVKKGDTLSAISLAVYGNANQYNKIFEANKPLLKDVNKIYPGQTLRIPE; from the coding sequence ATGAGTATTTTTAGCTTTGTTAAGGAAGCGGGCGAGAAGCTGATTGACCTGTTGACGCCGGGTAATGCCAACGCAAGTGATGAGTTGAAGAAGCACATCAGCGCTGTCGGGCTTGGAAACCCGAATATCACCGCCACCGTTGATGGCGACAAGGTCACCGTGAAGGGTGAAGTCGCCACTCAGGAAGAGAAAGAGAAAATCATCCTGGCTGCAGGCAACATCGCGGGTGTTGGCAGTGTAGAGGATCAAATCACAGTGACTGGCCCGGCCGTGGCTGCCGCACGTTTTGTAGTCGTGAAAAAAGGCGACACCCTCAGCGCGATTTCCCTGGCGGTGTATGGCAACGCCAACCAGTACAACAAAATCTTTGAGGCCAATAAGCCACTGCTTAAAGATGTGAATAAAATTTACCCAGGGCAGACATTGCGTATTCCTGAGTAA
- a CDS encoding YiiD C-terminal domain-containing protein: protein MSRDSRYLESILHHDIPLTREMGLKVLDWQHGQLQLHLPLQANINHKSTMFGGSLYCGAVLAGWGWLHLQLREEGIEDGHIVIQEGQISYPLPVTRDATVVCQAPEEKVWKRFVATYKRYGRARLTLETWIVNEGSEERAVAFSGQYVLHR from the coding sequence ATGAGCCGCGACAGCCGTTACCTGGAATCCATCCTTCACCACGACATCCCGCTCACCCGGGAAATGGGCCTCAAGGTGCTCGACTGGCAACACGGCCAACTGCAGTTGCACCTGCCCTTGCAGGCCAATATCAACCACAAGAGCACGATGTTTGGCGGCAGCCTGTATTGCGGCGCAGTGCTGGCGGGCTGGGGTTGGCTGCACCTGCAATTGCGTGAAGAAGGCATTGAAGATGGGCATATCGTGATTCAGGAAGGGCAGATCAGCTACCCGCTGCCGGTCACGCGGGATGCGACGGTGGTGTGCCAGGCGCCGGAGGAGAAGGTGTGGAAGCGTTTTGTGGCGACCTATAAACGTTATGGCCGCGCGCGGTTGACGCTGGAGACGTGGATCGTGAATGAGGGCAGTGAGGAACGGGCGGTGGCGTTTAGCGGCCAGTACGTCTTGCACCGATAG
- the yrfG gene encoding GMP/IMP nucleotidase, translated as MPSLNWHAIDTVLLDMDGTLLDLHFDNHFWMEHLPQRYAELHGVSRAMAELELQPLFERNAGQLQWYCLDFWSTELNIPVRELKLETAHLIALRPDADTFLAAIKQAGKRVILITNAHRDSLSLKLERIELAPYFERLISSHDYGFPKENPQFWAALQADIHFDPARSLFIDDTLPILRSAREFGVGHLLAVKEPDSKKGPKDTAEFAAVGDYRDLIVGL; from the coding sequence ATGCCCTCTTTGAACTGGCACGCCATCGACACCGTCTTGCTGGACATGGACGGCACCTTGCTCGATCTGCATTTCGACAACCATTTCTGGATGGAGCACTTGCCCCAACGCTACGCCGAGCTGCACGGGGTGAGCCGGGCCATGGCCGAGCTGGAGTTGCAGCCGCTGTTCGAGCGTAACGCCGGACAGTTGCAATGGTATTGCCTGGATTTCTGGAGCACCGAGCTGAACATTCCGGTGCGCGAACTCAAGTTGGAAACCGCCCACCTGATCGCCCTGCGCCCGGACGCGGATACGTTTCTGGCGGCAATCAAACAGGCCGGCAAGCGCGTGATCCTGATCACCAACGCGCACCGTGATTCGCTGTCACTGAAGTTGGAACGCATTGAACTGGCGCCGTATTTCGAGCGGTTGATCAGCTCCCACGACTACGGCTTTCCCAAGGAAAACCCGCAGTTCTGGGCAGCCCTGCAAGCCGACATCCACTTCGACCCGGCCCGCAGCCTGTTTATCGATGACACCTTGCCGATCTTGCGCAGTGCTCGGGAGTTTGGCGTGGGGCATTTGCTGGCGGTGAAGGAACCGGACAGCAAGAAGGGGCCCAAAGACACGGCTGAATTTGCGGCGGTTGGGGATTACAGGGACCTGATTGTCGGCCTCTAG